TTAATAGACTGACATATTGCAAAAACAATGATCTGCAatccctccacagacattctgtcACCTCGTTGAAAGTGgccccagcagagttgaagccgtcataaagtCGAAGGGTAGTCACACCCATTTTaatgtccaggtacttttgattgATAGTGTACAGGGGAAGAAAAATTTGTATTCGTGTACGATTCCGTATTTGCACATGGATCAGCATTCGGATGTAAGGACCAAATCAAGTGCACTTTCTTAAGGGCAGACTTTTCCCGATTTTAACCAAACCTGCAATTCCCGTAACAGGGAAATAAGTTCCATGCGCTAGACCGAGAGACCTGGGGTAGTGGTTAAGTCACcggacaaatggctctgatcactatgggactaaacatctgaggtcttcagtccactagacttagaactacataaacctaactaacctaaggacatcgcacacatccatgcccaaggcaggattcgaacctgcgaccgtagcagcagtgcggttccggactgaagcgcctagaaccgctcggccacaacgtaagTCTACCGGACACCCATTCGGGAAGGCAAGGGTTTTGATCTCactccggccatctagatttaggttttaccCAATCAGATTAATGCTGATGCGTGAATGATTTCTGTTGAAAGGCCACGATCGATTTCtttctgttgtattctccaacagtttattcaacgtaacttcttctacaatacaatagctgacTGTACAacagatgtagacgtccgtcgatatAGCCGGAGATttcgttcctctcggtcggctggtacttcgatcggcggtgcagtacagcggcttcggtgatatcttctcggagactctgccatagcggttgccattagcagcggacgaagactggccTGCCTTTGACCGACCGGGCCTATAtggtgagctggagccaatagaaaccccgcgtaggaatccgtggccggatacgtcacggcgacctctgcaaggaaaggttcctattaatcgactggaatcttcggcgttgTTACCtgttgtcttcgcctgtttggctgttggtttgtttctctCATAGCGTGGCtattatgcggtgctgcctgccatttaggggaacccgatggcagacagtacacacCTCCCTTCCCGGGGAGCGAGAGGAGGGCGACGTCGTCCTGCTCGGCCTTGGCGGCCTCGTGGAGGAGGCGGTGAAAACTCGCAGCCGCAGAGTAGGGCGCGGCGTGGCGGGCCAGACGAGCGGAGCTGCGTCGCGGAAGAGGCGGGGAAGCTGGCAGCGATGGCGCCAGGGGCATAGGTTCATCGACGTCCGCCGGATGCTGCCCGTAAAGTGGAACGTGCGGGCGTTGCTGGCTAGGCTGCGACATCGGCGGCGGCGGTGCCAAGGGCACGGGGGCTTCGTCAACGATGGCGAATGGCGCAGCAGGTCGGGCCGGCGGAGGAGCCGCTGGAGCCTGCAGCCGCTGTGGAGACGACGGCTGTTGCTGCACGCCGACCATGGGTGGAGCACATCCGGGCGTCCAGAAGAAGGCGGCGGAGCGGCTTGCCGGAAAGAAGAGGCGGTCGGAAAACCCTGATACCGGCGCCGGAGTTGGTTGCGGTGCTGGCGGACCACTTTGTCGGCGATACGGACGTCAAAGAGCTGACGGCCTCACGGCCGGACGATCAGCCCCTGAATCCATCCGGTTCGCGGGCCGAAACCTGGCTCCCAGATAAGGGATCCCGGAATATAGGGAGCCTGTGCAGTCGGAACCCGTTGTTTGGGTGCGGGCCGGAGGAGGTGCAAAAGGGTACGAGGTTGCCGGCCATGCAAAAGTTCCGCCGGACTACGGGAGCCGATGGGCGTCGACCGATAGGAACTGAGGAACAACGTCAGTGACTCGTCCAAAGTGTGGGCGGAGGCATATTTTGTCGTTTGGACCTTAAATGTCCGGACGAGGCGTTCGGCCTCGCCGTTCGATTGCGGGTGAAAGGGTGGAGTGAGGACGTGTTGGATGCCGTTGGCAGAACAAAACGTCGCGAATTCCTGGTTCTGGAACTGAGGGCCGTTATCGCTAACAATTGTTAGCGGCAACCCTTCCAAGGAAAAAACGTTCTGTAGGGCAGCGAGGGTCGCTTCCGAAGTGGTGCTGTTACAACAGATAATGAACGGAAAATGTGAAAAGGCATCGGTGACGAGAAGCCATTGGTAGCTGAGGAAGGGGCCAGAGAAGTCCAAATGAATGCGATCCCAGGAACCCGCCGGCTTAGGCCAAGAGACGAAAGTTTGAGGGGGCCGGGACAGCTGTTGGGCGCACGTGGAGCAATTGTGAACCATGTGAGTGACGTCCCTGGTAAGCCCGAAGCAAAAGACGTGACGCCGGTCCAACGCCTTGGTGCGAGCGATTCCCCAATGGCCTTGATATAAGAGACGCAAGACTTCGGTCCGTAGATGCTGGGGAACGACCACACACGGAGTGGACGTAGAGTCTACCCACAATAGGACACCATCCACCACCGACAGCTGATGGCGGAGAGAGAAAAAGAACCGAAGGTGCTGCTGGTCGCGGGTGGGGGCACAGCTGGGCCACCAGCGCTGAACATAGGAGCGGACATGGCCCAACAATGGGTCACGCATGGTCGCAATTGCTACCGTGGAGGCCGTGATGGGAAACCCGCGCAGGGTGTCGTGGATCGCTTCATCAACTTAGAACACGAGGACGTCTGGAGAGTCAAACGCAGGGTCGGGATCAAAAGAAAGTTGAGAAAGAGCATCCGCGTTGGCGTGCTGGGAGGTGGACTTAAAATGCAAGGTGTAACGGAATTGCGAGAGGAACAGGGCCCATCGTTGAAGCCTTTCAGACGTCTTCGTAGGAAGCCGGGCCTCCGGGGAAAACAGGgagaggaggggcttgtggtcagtgacGATATGAAACGCCCGTCCATATAAAAAAGGCATGAGTTTGGAACAGGCGAATACGATAGCCAATGCAtccttttcgatctgagagtaCTTCAGCTGGATGACAGTTAGGCCTTGGATAGAAAAGCCACCGGATGTTCTGTCCCATCCCGAAGCTTGTGGAAGAGGACAGCCCCGACCCCGTAATCAGAGGCGTCCGTGGCCAGGAGCAACGGCAGAGACGGATCATATGGCATCAGGCAGGAGGCCGATTGCCACTGGCTTTTGAGGGTGGAAAAGGCCGTCTGACAGGCCGGGAACCAACTGAAGGGGACATTTTTGCGGCATACGTGATATAAGGGGGCCGCCACCTGAGCGGCCGACGGAAGGAACTTCCGGTAATACGATATTTTTCCAAGGAAGGATTTCAGCTGATGGATGTCCCGTGGGGGAGGCAGTCGATGTATGGCGTCCACATAGGAAAATGACGGAGAGATGCCTTTATGTGAAATAACATGTCCTACATACGAAATAGAAGGTTGAAAGAAAAAACACTTCTCCTTATTGCATTTTAATCCAACCTGGCGGAGGCGAAGAAACAGCTGACGCAAGTTGGTGAGATAGGCTGCAGCAGTAGGGCCCCTACCGACAATGTCGTCGAGGTAATTAATGCAACCGGGAATGTCCTGCTGGAGTTGTTCCAAGAAGCGTTGAAAAATGGCCGGAGCACTAGCCAGGCCAAACATGAGGGGTGTGACTTGGAACAGGCCAGCGGGCGTATGCAGAATGGTGAGGGCTTGAGAAGCTTCATCCAAATGAACCAGGAGGTACGCCTCAGCGAGATCAATTTTGGTAAAGTAACGACCAGAAGCCACTTTACGGAAGAGATCATCAGGCAGAGGGAGTGGAAAGTCGTCCACCTGGATCTGGGGGTTGAGGGTCGCCGAAAAGTCCCACAGAGACGGAGACGTCTTCCTGGCTTCTGGACGATGACGAGAGGCGTGGCCCAGGGGCTG
This sequence is a window from Schistocerca nitens isolate TAMUIC-IGC-003100 chromosome 3, iqSchNite1.1, whole genome shotgun sequence. Protein-coding genes within it:
- the LOC126249159 gene encoding uncharacterized protein LOC126249159; the protein is MVGVQQQPSSPQRLQAPAAPPPARPAAPFAIVDEAPVPLAPPPPMSQPSQQRPHVPLYGQHPADVDEPMPLAPSLPASPPLPRRSSARLARHAAPYSAAASFHRLLHEAAKAEQDDVALLSLPGKGGVYCLPSGSPKWQAAPHNSHAMRETNQQPNRRRQQVTTPKIPVD